The proteins below come from a single Fibrobacterota bacterium genomic window:
- the atzF gene encoding allophanate hydrolase — protein sequence MNESAGSLDLGSFRSRIADAGGRLTSFYEGLRGKLEDFPDPAVWIARVPWSQVQARLAALEAEWSRGPDGFLRLPLYGVPFAVKDNIDVEGLETTAACPAFAYRPEATATVVTCLLKAGAVLIGKTNMDQFATGLVGTRSPYGTVRNPFHPAHVPGGSSSGSAVAVAAGLVSFALGTDTAGSGRVPAGFNNVVGLKPSRGALSAYGVFPACRSLDCVSVFALTSEDAFGIFSLARGIDAKDPFTREIPADREQAALAFGRPPARFQFGVPDASHLAVADAETRALFGAAIARLEALGGTRVEIPFASFAEAARLLYQGSWLAERQAAFGAFVDSRPGDVLPVITRILSPAKGLTAEAGFRAYYKLRELKVRAHGLLRGLDALLVPTAPFHPTREEVEADPIGVNARLGAYTNFVNLLDLCALAIPSGMRANGLPFGVTLIAPAFQDGALASLGAAFHAATGLGLGTTAHRVPSASSSPAIDPIGPDGRRSARLAVAGLHLSGQPLNWQLLELGARLNATVRTAPNYRMHVIERPGRKFPGVVRVENGERLELEVWEMSPAALGAFMEKVLEPLCIGTVELENGEKVKGFLCETWAVEGARDITALGGWRTYLAQA from the coding sequence ATGAACGAAAGCGCGGGAAGCTTGGACTTGGGGAGTTTCCGCTCCCGCATCGCGGATGCCGGAGGCCGCCTGACTTCCTTTTATGAAGGCCTGCGCGGCAAACTGGAGGATTTTCCGGACCCGGCGGTTTGGATCGCGCGCGTTCCCTGGAGCCAGGTGCAGGCCAGGTTGGCGGCCCTGGAAGCCGAATGGTCCCGGGGACCGGATGGTTTCCTGCGCCTTCCCTTGTACGGCGTTCCCTTCGCGGTGAAGGACAACATCGACGTGGAGGGATTGGAAACGACGGCCGCTTGCCCTGCCTTCGCCTACCGCCCGGAAGCCACGGCTACCGTCGTCACTTGTCTATTGAAAGCGGGCGCGGTCCTGATCGGCAAGACGAATATGGATCAATTCGCCACCGGTCTGGTGGGAACCCGCTCCCCGTACGGGACCGTCCGCAACCCTTTCCATCCCGCCCACGTGCCCGGAGGATCGAGCTCGGGCTCGGCGGTCGCGGTAGCGGCGGGATTGGTCTCTTTCGCCTTGGGCACCGATACCGCCGGTTCCGGTCGCGTCCCGGCGGGCTTCAATAACGTGGTGGGCCTCAAGCCCTCGCGCGGCGCCCTTAGCGCCTATGGCGTCTTTCCGGCCTGCCGTTCCCTCGATTGCGTGTCCGTCTTCGCGCTCACCAGCGAGGATGCCTTCGGGATCTTTTCCCTGGCCCGGGGAATCGATGCCAAGGATCCATTCACTAGAGAGATTCCTGCCGATCGCGAACAGGCGGCCCTCGCCTTCGGCCGTCCTCCGGCCCGGTTCCAATTCGGGGTCCCGGATGCATCCCATCTCGCCGTCGCCGACGCCGAGACCCGCGCGCTTTTCGGAGCGGCCATTGCCCGCCTGGAGGCCTTGGGCGGCACGCGGGTAGAGATCCCTTTCGCCTCCTTCGCCGAAGCAGCCCGTCTTTTGTACCAAGGATCATGGTTGGCCGAAAGGCAGGCCGCCTTCGGGGCTTTCGTGGACTCCCGGCCCGGGGACGTATTGCCGGTGATCACCCGGATCCTATCGCCGGCGAAAGGCCTCACCGCGGAGGCGGGCTTCCGCGCCTATTACAAGTTGCGGGAGTTGAAGGTCCGCGCGCACGGCCTTTTGCGCGGCTTGGATGCGCTTCTGGTGCCCACCGCTCCCTTCCATCCGACCCGGGAAGAAGTCGAAGCCGATCCGATCGGCGTCAACGCCCGCCTCGGAGCCTATACCAATTTCGTCAACCTGCTGGATCTATGCGCCTTGGCCATACCTTCGGGAATGCGCGCCAACGGCCTCCCGTTCGGGGTCACCCTCATCGCGCCGGCGTTCCAGGACGGCGCCTTGGCTTCCTTGGGCGCGGCCTTCCACGCTGCCACGGGTTTGGGGCTAGGGACCACGGCGCATCGCGTTCCCTCGGCTTCTTCCTCGCCCGCCATTGATCCTATCGGGCCGGATGGTCGGCGTAGCGCGCGTCTTGCGGTGGCCGGCTTGCATCTTTCCGGTCAGCCTTTGAATTGGCAATTGCTGGAACTCGGCGCGCGACTTAACGCCACGGTCCGCACCGCGCCGAACTATCGCATGCACGTGATCGAACGGCCGGGCCGGAAATTTCCCGGCGTGGTGCGGGTGGAAAACGGCGAGCGGTTGGAACTCGAGGTATGGGAGATGAGCCCGGCCGCGTTGGGCGCCTTTATGGAGAAGGTCTTGGAGCCCTTGTGCATCGGGACGGTAGAGTTGGAGAACGGGGAGAAGGTCAAAGGCTTTTTGTGCGAGACCTGGGCGGTCGAAGGAGCCCGGGACATAACCGCCTTGGGCGGATGGCGGACGTACCTCGCGCAAGCGTAG
- a CDS encoding ABC transporter ATP-binding protein, with amino-acid sequence MSEAALALPDYRDLSAELEERFRGIAARETILEIDGVRKDFAAPKGSPTLPPVLGGVSFEVKRREFICLIGASGCGKSTLLRILGGLESRTGGEVRMNGRQVDGPGADRGMVFQEYTLFPWLTVKQNVMFGPRMAGQGRDPSEAEALQWLDMVGLSERANAWPHQLSGGMKQRVAIARALANSPPILLMDEPFGALDAQTRCTMQKHLLQIWKNVDVTVLFVTHDLDEAILLADRIVVLGARPGRILEIIQVPVDRPRHVGQLLSPHFLATKKRLEQLIHPDDPEADQDLPIIRMTQVGDEAEEPGAGRIRTLPGA; translated from the coding sequence ATGAGCGAAGCCGCCCTGGCCCTCCCCGATTACCGCGATCTCTCCGCGGAACTGGAAGAGCGCTTCCGCGGCATCGCCGCGCGGGAAACCATATTGGAGATAGACGGCGTACGCAAGGACTTTGCCGCGCCGAAGGGCTCGCCAACGCTGCCGCCCGTGCTGGGCGGGGTCTCCTTCGAGGTCAAACGCCGCGAATTCATCTGCCTCATCGGCGCCTCGGGATGCGGGAAGTCGACCTTGCTTCGCATCCTGGGCGGCCTCGAGTCCCGTACCGGCGGCGAAGTGAGGATGAACGGCCGCCAGGTCGACGGGCCAGGCGCGGATCGCGGCATGGTCTTCCAGGAGTACACGCTTTTCCCATGGCTTACGGTGAAGCAGAACGTCATGTTCGGGCCCCGCATGGCCGGCCAGGGTCGCGACCCTTCCGAGGCCGAGGCCTTGCAATGGCTGGACATGGTGGGCCTTTCCGAGCGGGCCAATGCCTGGCCGCACCAGTTATCGGGCGGCATGAAGCAGCGCGTGGCCATCGCCCGCGCTCTGGCCAATTCTCCGCCGATTCTCCTCATGGATGAACCCTTCGGCGCCTTGGATGCGCAGACCCGTTGCACCATGCAGAAGCACCTTCTGCAGATCTGGAAGAACGTGGACGTGACCGTGCTCTTCGTGACCCATGATCTGGACGAAGCCATCCTATTGGCGGATCGCATCGTGGTGCTGGGCGCGCGTCCGGGGCGGATCCTCGAAATCATCCAAGTTCCCGTGGATCGCCCGCGCCATGTCGGTCAATTGCTTTCGCCGCATTTCCTGGCGACCAAGAAAAGGCTGGAACAGCTGATCCATCCCGATGATCCGGAAGCGGACCAGGATCTGCCCATCATCCGCATGACCCAGGTGGGGGATGAAGCGGAAGAACCGGGGGCCGGCCGGATCCGGACCTTGCCGGGAGCCTGA
- a CDS encoding ABC transporter permease subunit — translation MAPRPARREPTQKTRAFQMRKALTSRANLWLTAGAFLLPLLAWCAVSYLPFVWHPKVTISDPGSVDWFQKDMQVDRAEFREENRKAAAEGRALAQGRRENPVYLPAPHQVARALVTAFKTPPQRAGDPWLHQSLGHSIRIIALGFLLSVIFGVPLGILCGTFGLVSRLSEPFVDFIRYMPAPVFGALCVAILGIDDAPKVAIIFIGTFFQMVLVVANTTRSLPLPLLEAAQTLGAKQRQLLLHVVVPGVLPLLYRDMRILLGWAWTYLIVAELIGASSGISFFIYQQAKYRNYDNVYAAIVIIGLIGLGTDLFLKGLGRKFFPWEKVDP, via the coding sequence ATGGCTCCCCGCCCCGCGCGCCGGGAGCCTACCCAGAAGACGAGGGCCTTCCAGATGCGGAAGGCCCTTACCTCCCGCGCCAACCTGTGGCTGACCGCGGGGGCGTTCCTGCTTCCGCTCTTGGCCTGGTGCGCCGTAAGCTACCTCCCATTCGTCTGGCATCCCAAGGTCACCATTTCCGATCCGGGATCGGTGGACTGGTTCCAGAAAGACATGCAGGTGGACCGGGCGGAGTTCCGCGAAGAGAATCGTAAGGCCGCCGCCGAGGGCCGCGCCTTGGCGCAAGGCCGGCGCGAGAATCCCGTCTACCTGCCGGCCCCGCATCAGGTGGCCCGGGCCCTGGTCACCGCCTTCAAGACCCCGCCCCAACGCGCCGGCGATCCCTGGCTGCACCAAAGCCTGGGCCATAGCATCCGCATCATCGCTTTGGGATTCCTGCTCTCCGTGATTTTCGGGGTCCCCCTGGGCATCCTGTGCGGAACCTTCGGCCTGGTTTCGCGGCTCTCCGAGCCTTTCGTGGATTTCATCCGCTATATGCCCGCGCCCGTGTTCGGGGCCTTATGCGTGGCCATCCTCGGCATCGACGACGCTCCCAAGGTGGCCATCATTTTCATCGGCACCTTTTTCCAGATGGTCTTGGTGGTGGCGAATACGACGCGTTCCCTCCCGTTGCCTCTGCTGGAAGCCGCCCAGACGCTGGGCGCCAAGCAGCGCCAACTGCTCCTCCACGTGGTGGTCCCCGGCGTGCTGCCTCTGCTCTATCGCGACATGCGCATCCTGCTGGGATGGGCCTGGACCTACCTGATCGTGGCCGAGTTGATCGGCGCCAGTTCCGGCATCAGCTTTTTCATCTACCAGCAGGCCAAGTACCGCAACTACGACAACGTCTACGCCGCCATCGTCATTATCGGACTGATCGGGTTGGGCACCGATCTTTTCCTGAAGGGCTTGGGCCGCAAATTCTTTCCCTGGGAAAAGGTGGACCCATGA
- a CDS encoding ABC transporter substrate-binding protein, protein MKFLAALTLVLLGLHAANAGAPLKIAYSDWPGWVAWDIAAQKGWFKEAGVDVELVWFEYVPSMDAYSAGKVDAVCMTNGDALVTGANGKPAKGILLNDFSDGNDMVVAKAGIKSMKDLKGKKIGVEVGFVDHLLLLKALEAAGMTEKDVTLVNMPTNQTAQGLASGSVDAIAAWQPNSGQALKEVPGSTPIFTSANAPGLIYDLLYVSPESLAKRKADWKKVVQVWFKVTSFIKDPKNKDEYLKIMSARVGLKPEQYAPLMKGTHFLDLAENKQHFAAGKDLASVFGSSSIVDDFNVKNAVYKKAQDVAGYLDGSLVSDLK, encoded by the coding sequence ATGAAATTCCTGGCCGCACTGACCTTGGTGCTGCTGGGATTGCACGCGGCCAATGCCGGCGCCCCGCTCAAGATCGCGTACAGCGATTGGCCGGGTTGGGTGGCATGGGACATCGCCGCGCAAAAGGGATGGTTCAAGGAAGCGGGCGTGGACGTGGAGCTCGTCTGGTTCGAATACGTGCCCTCCATGGACGCCTACTCCGCCGGGAAGGTCGATGCGGTGTGCATGACCAACGGCGATGCCCTGGTGACCGGCGCAAACGGCAAGCCCGCCAAGGGCATCCTGCTCAACGATTTCAGCGATGGGAACGACATGGTGGTGGCCAAGGCCGGCATCAAGTCCATGAAGGATCTGAAAGGCAAGAAGATCGGCGTGGAAGTGGGTTTCGTCGATCATCTGCTTCTGCTCAAGGCCCTGGAAGCGGCGGGCATGACGGAAAAGGACGTGACCCTGGTGAATATGCCCACCAACCAGACCGCCCAGGGATTGGCCTCCGGCTCGGTGGACGCCATCGCCGCCTGGCAGCCCAATTCGGGACAGGCCCTGAAGGAAGTGCCGGGATCGACTCCCATCTTCACCAGCGCCAACGCCCCCGGCCTCATCTACGATCTGCTCTACGTGAGCCCGGAAAGCCTGGCAAAGCGCAAGGCGGATTGGAAGAAAGTGGTCCAGGTCTGGTTCAAGGTCACCTCCTTCATCAAGGATCCCAAGAACAAGGATGAATACCTGAAGATCATGAGCGCCCGCGTGGGCCTCAAGCCCGAGCAATACGCGCCTTTGATGAAGGGTACGCATTTCCTCGACTTGGCCGAGAACAAACAGCATTTCGCGGCCGGCAAGGACCTCGCTTCTGTCTTCGGCTCCTCCTCGATCGTGGATGATTTCAACGTGAAGAACGCCGTGTACAAGAAAGCCCAGGACGTCGCAGGATACCTGGACGGGAGCCTCGTATCGGACCTCAAGTAA
- a CDS encoding sulfite exporter TauE/SafE family protein produces MHSLQWPVLFAAGALAGGLNALAGGGGFITLPALIWAGDAPVIANIGGTIAVWPGLIATLFAYRRNLQGRKHPLAVYLALAVCGSAMGAVLLLFTTNAFFMALLPWLLLFATTLFITGPKITSRLVAIRGAEAPFPRWLVYLLLFCIAVYGGFFGGGMGIMTLAVLTLIGMNDIHEMNALKSLQVMVINGIGVVVFIISGKVHWAPALVMTSGCIVGGYAAGHWVQKVEQGKVRIAITCLASAMTLYFFFKAYG; encoded by the coding sequence ATGCATTCTCTGCAATGGCCGGTACTGTTCGCCGCGGGGGCCCTGGCGGGCGGGCTCAACGCTTTGGCGGGCGGCGGCGGCTTCATCACCTTGCCCGCCCTGATTTGGGCCGGGGATGCGCCGGTGATCGCCAATATCGGCGGGACCATCGCCGTGTGGCCGGGCCTGATCGCGACCTTGTTCGCGTATCGCCGCAACCTGCAAGGCCGCAAGCATCCCCTCGCCGTCTATCTCGCCCTCGCCGTTTGCGGAAGCGCCATGGGCGCCGTCCTCCTGCTCTTCACCACCAACGCCTTCTTCATGGCGCTGCTGCCCTGGCTATTGCTCTTCGCCACGACCTTGTTCATCACCGGCCCGAAAATCACCTCCCGTCTCGTGGCCATCCGCGGGGCGGAGGCTCCCTTCCCGCGCTGGCTGGTCTACCTGCTGCTTTTCTGCATCGCCGTTTATGGAGGCTTTTTCGGCGGCGGCATGGGCATCATGACCCTGGCCGTGCTCACCCTGATCGGGATGAACGACATCCATGAAATGAACGCGCTCAAATCGCTACAAGTCATGGTCATCAACGGCATCGGGGTTGTCGTCTTCATCATATCCGGCAAGGTGCATTGGGCTCCCGCCCTGGTCATGACCTCGGGCTGCATCGTCGGGGGCTATGCGGCCGGGCATTGGGTCCAGAAAGTGGAGCAGGGGAAGGTCCGCATCGCCATCACCTGTCTGGCTTCGGCCATGACGCTTTACTTTTTCTTCAAGGCCTACGGCTGA
- a CDS encoding DUF445 family protein: MPLAQIITLILLPILLAGGHGWFTNWLAVKLLLKPVRPIHILGIRIQGLLPRRQADLAERISEAIAREFLKEEDIMQFLKRVDPAQAMRQLILDKWEEKVGEILSGIPLVGMFVTPDKLGKIRDKVADMFSSEAEKYTELLVKTLETKIDLRDTIRRNILAFDVQRLNDIIEQIGYKELNEIAIIGLVLGVFIGVIQAAVNFLYFRIGH; this comes from the coding sequence ATGCCCCTCGCCCAAATCATCACCCTGATTCTCTTGCCCATCCTTTTGGCGGGAGGGCACGGCTGGTTCACCAATTGGCTGGCCGTAAAGCTTCTCCTCAAGCCGGTTCGCCCCATCCATATCCTCGGGATCCGTATCCAGGGCTTGCTGCCCCGGCGCCAGGCCGATTTGGCGGAGCGTATCTCGGAGGCCATCGCCCGGGAGTTCCTCAAGGAGGAAGATATCATGCAGTTCCTGAAGCGGGTGGATCCCGCCCAGGCGATGCGGCAACTGATATTGGATAAATGGGAAGAGAAGGTGGGGGAGATCCTGTCGGGAATCCCCCTCGTCGGCATGTTCGTTACGCCGGATAAGCTCGGGAAGATCCGGGATAAGGTGGCGGATATGTTCTCTTCCGAGGCGGAAAAATACACCGAGCTTTTGGTGAAGACCTTGGAGACCAAGATCGATTTGCGGGATACCATCCGGCGCAATATCCTGGCTTTCGACGTGCAGCGCCTGAACGACATCATCGAGCAGATCGGTTACAAGGAACTGAACGAGATCGCCATCATCGGCCTGGTCCTGGGCGTATTCATCGGAGTCATCCAGGCGGCGGTGAACTTCCTCTATTTTCGCATCGGGCATTGA